The following proteins are co-located in the Microbacterium immunditiarum genome:
- a CDS encoding Kelch repeat-containing protein, whose protein sequence is MRPSRAAVLAVAAAAALTACTAESAPDQEPRVVESPARIPTELAARAAHTMTALDNGRLLVVGGCVTDGCGTAAADSWIIEGRDARRTASLNYVRDAHSATLLADGRVLVSGGFAAEGTPALDTAEIYDPETERWAEVAALTTGRGGHGAALLGDGTVLLAGGWARTGGFTDTTEIFDPVTATFRPGPLLPRPVVGVGAASLPSGCVLLVGGEVESAVPTDLALTVCPDGTVTEVGPLRQARFKHATVSLPAGDVLIVGGTADDRELLRSTEVFDAESQSFRPGPDLTVGRYKLGATLLPDGRVVVAGGAPGIEVIDVASGEASVVDAARDAVASFSTLGVTGGVLVVLGGYDESIDLTRLGFVIDLEELTG, encoded by the coding sequence ATGAGGCCGTCGAGAGCGGCCGTCCTCGCGGTGGCGGCCGCAGCCGCGCTCACGGCGTGCACCGCCGAATCCGCTCCGGATCAGGAGCCGCGAGTCGTCGAGTCACCCGCGCGGATACCCACCGAGCTCGCCGCTCGCGCGGCACACACGATGACCGCACTGGACAACGGGCGCCTGCTCGTCGTGGGAGGGTGCGTGACGGACGGCTGCGGCACCGCCGCCGCCGACAGCTGGATCATCGAGGGGCGCGACGCCCGGCGGACGGCGTCGCTCAATTACGTGCGCGACGCCCACAGCGCGACCCTGCTCGCGGATGGGCGGGTACTCGTCTCGGGCGGCTTCGCCGCGGAGGGGACCCCTGCGCTCGACACCGCGGAGATCTACGATCCCGAGACCGAGCGGTGGGCCGAGGTCGCCGCGCTCACGACCGGCCGCGGAGGGCACGGGGCGGCTCTACTGGGCGACGGCACCGTGCTCCTCGCCGGGGGCTGGGCCAGGACCGGCGGCTTCACCGACACGACGGAGATCTTCGACCCCGTGACCGCGACGTTCCGCCCCGGGCCGCTGCTCCCCAGACCCGTCGTGGGCGTCGGTGCCGCGTCGCTTCCGAGTGGTTGTGTCCTTCTCGTCGGGGGCGAGGTGGAATCCGCGGTGCCGACAGACCTGGCGCTGACCGTGTGTCCGGACGGCACCGTCACAGAGGTCGGGCCGCTGCGGCAGGCGCGGTTCAAGCACGCGACCGTCTCCCTGCCCGCTGGTGACGTGCTGATCGTGGGCGGTACCGCCGACGACCGCGAGCTGCTGAGGTCGACAGAGGTCTTCGACGCGGAGTCGCAGAGCTTCCGACCCGGACCCGATCTCACGGTGGGGCGTTACAAGCTCGGCGCGACCCTTCTCCCCGACGGCCGCGTGGTCGTCGCCGGAGGCGCCCCCGGCATCGAGGTGATCGACGTCGCCTCGGGCGAGGCCTCGGTCGTGGACGCGGCCCGGGACGCCGTGGCGTCGTTCTCCACGCTCGGCGTGACCGGTGGCGTGCTCGTCGTCCTGGGTGGGTACGACGAGTCGATCGACCTCACGCGACTGGGCTTCGTGATCGACCTCGAGGAACTCACGGGCTGA
- a CDS encoding histidine kinase codes for MIAIGAGADDFRLRAFRWMGRHRWGWIVSIWTPVLMIGPLIATIQDPTPVALAALAVVPGLFATFVWLAIETPDWTLRVIRPLALTALVGACTAVVTSTGEGWISAWGFAGVAAAIGFPALGSAIALVASAVVAAATTATVAPHTIVAAAATVLFSGIGAFVIQQLAVSNAELERTRRLLARSAVEEERLRFARDLHDVAGHTLSVIVVKAETARRLAPTDPDAAAEHAADIERLGRDALRELRTAVAGYRRSSLDAELERARTSLTSRGVDLAVRKDAGDLDAEIDALFASVVLEASTNLLRHAMRPTLCRVTVTAGPSRASIEVEDDGVAPPPVREGTGLTGLRERVRRLGGELVVEADGGGIRLRAEVPA; via the coding sequence GTGATCGCGATCGGCGCAGGCGCGGACGACTTCCGGTTGCGGGCGTTCCGCTGGATGGGGCGCCACCGGTGGGGGTGGATCGTCTCCATCTGGACGCCGGTGCTGATGATCGGGCCGCTCATCGCGACGATCCAGGACCCGACGCCGGTCGCGCTCGCGGCCCTCGCGGTCGTGCCGGGCCTCTTCGCGACCTTCGTGTGGCTCGCGATCGAGACGCCGGACTGGACACTTCGCGTCATCCGCCCCCTCGCCCTCACCGCGCTCGTCGGCGCGTGCACCGCTGTCGTGACCTCGACGGGTGAGGGATGGATCTCGGCATGGGGCTTCGCGGGAGTCGCGGCCGCGATCGGCTTCCCCGCCCTCGGCAGCGCGATCGCGCTCGTAGCGTCGGCGGTCGTGGCAGCGGCGACGACCGCGACGGTCGCGCCGCACACGATCGTGGCGGCGGCCGCGACGGTGCTCTTCAGCGGGATCGGCGCGTTCGTCATCCAGCAGCTCGCCGTCAGCAACGCCGAGCTCGAGCGCACACGGCGGCTGCTCGCCCGCTCCGCCGTCGAGGAAGAGCGCCTGCGCTTCGCGCGAGACCTGCACGATGTGGCCGGGCACACACTGTCGGTCATCGTCGTGAAGGCCGAGACGGCGCGGCGGCTGGCGCCGACTGACCCGGATGCCGCGGCCGAGCACGCCGCCGATATCGAGCGCCTCGGGCGCGACGCCCTGCGTGAGCTGCGCACCGCGGTCGCCGGCTACAGGCGGTCGTCGCTGGACGCCGAGCTCGAGCGCGCGCGCACGTCTCTCACCTCGCGCGGCGTGGACCTCGCCGTGCGCAAGGACGCCGGGGACCTCGACGCCGAGATCGACGCGCTGTTCGCTTCGGTCGTGCTCGAGGCATCGACGAATCTCCTGCGTCACGCGATGCGCCCGACGCTGTGCCGTGTGACCGTGACCGCGGGGCCGTCTCGCGCGTCGATCGAGGTCGAGGACGACGGCGTCGCCCCGCCGCCCGTGCGCGAGGGCACCGGCCTCACCGGGCTGCGCGAGCGCGTGCGGCGCCTCGGCGGCGAGCTCGTCGTCGAGGCGGACGGCGGCGGCATCCGTCTGCGGGCGGAGGTGCCCGCATGA
- a CDS encoding MFS transporter encodes MSSDAPGPSTAAQRTVVPPPNGMRIFFQVLVNTAAANVTTSFLWFALTFWVYLETRSVLATGIVGGSYMLLVAVFSMVFGTLVDRHRKQRVMVLSSLVTLASFLVAGALYLAQPESVLVDITGPWFWLFTGIILFGAVIENLRNIALSTTVTLLVPVERHANANGMVGTVQGIAFVVTSVFSGLSVGFLGMGGTLAIALVATAIAFLHLLTFRIPEEQPDPDENRAKAFDFRGSIRAVRAVKGLFALILFSTFNNFIGGAYIALMDPYGLTLFTVQWWGVVLGITATGFIVGGLVVAKWGLGRNPIRTLLLVVIAMGVLGALFTIREWSWLYIVGIYAYMAIIPAAEAAEQTVIQKVVPFRRQGRVFGFAAAIESATAPITAFLIAPIAEFLIIPYMDTDSGRATWGWLLGEGEARGIALIFLFAGLILVAVALLAFLTPSYRILSAEYQEGLTDADAEAGGDAEGETDGPAQGGDVEEARPGAGATDPSPNGAGAAPIDVGPPSTKDVIGGVVDGKRRA; translated from the coding sequence ATGTCCTCCGACGCCCCCGGCCCCTCCACAGCCGCGCAGCGAACGGTCGTGCCCCCGCCGAACGGCATGCGCATCTTCTTCCAGGTGCTCGTGAACACCGCCGCCGCGAACGTCACGACGAGCTTCCTGTGGTTCGCGCTGACATTCTGGGTCTACCTCGAGACGAGGTCGGTGCTCGCCACCGGCATCGTCGGCGGCAGCTACATGCTGCTCGTCGCCGTCTTCTCGATGGTGTTCGGCACGCTCGTCGACCGTCACCGCAAGCAGCGCGTCATGGTCCTCTCGAGCCTGGTGACGCTCGCGTCGTTCCTCGTCGCCGGCGCGCTGTACCTCGCCCAGCCCGAATCCGTGCTCGTCGACATCACCGGCCCGTGGTTCTGGCTGTTCACCGGCATCATCCTGTTCGGCGCGGTCATCGAGAACCTGCGCAACATCGCGCTGTCGACGACCGTCACGCTGCTCGTGCCGGTCGAGCGCCACGCCAACGCGAACGGCATGGTCGGCACCGTTCAGGGCATCGCGTTCGTCGTCACGAGCGTGTTCTCGGGCCTCTCGGTCGGCTTCCTCGGCATGGGCGGAACGCTTGCGATCGCACTCGTCGCCACGGCGATCGCGTTCCTGCACCTGCTGACTTTCCGCATCCCAGAAGAGCAGCCCGATCCCGACGAGAACCGCGCCAAGGCGTTCGACTTCCGCGGCAGCATCCGGGCCGTCCGTGCCGTCAAGGGGCTGTTCGCCCTGATCCTGTTCTCGACGTTCAACAACTTCATCGGCGGCGCCTACATCGCGCTCATGGACCCTTACGGCCTCACGCTGTTCACGGTTCAGTGGTGGGGAGTCGTCCTCGGCATCACGGCGACGGGCTTCATCGTCGGAGGGCTCGTCGTCGCCAAGTGGGGGCTCGGGCGGAACCCGATCCGCACGCTGCTGCTCGTCGTCATCGCGATGGGCGTGCTCGGCGCGCTCTTCACGATCCGCGAGTGGTCGTGGCTGTACATCGTCGGCATCTATGCCTACATGGCGATCATCCCGGCGGCAGAGGCGGCCGAGCAGACGGTCATCCAGAAGGTCGTCCCATTCCGCCGGCAAGGGCGCGTCTTCGGCTTCGCGGCGGCGATCGAGTCCGCGACGGCGCCCATCACGGCGTTCCTCATCGCCCCGATCGCCGAGTTCCTCATCATCCCGTACATGGACACCGACAGCGGCCGCGCGACGTGGGGCTGGCTGCTCGGCGAGGGCGAGGCGCGCGGCATCGCGCTCATCTTCCTGTTCGCGGGTCTCATCCTCGTGGCCGTCGCGCTGCTCGCGTTCCTGACGCCGTCGTACCGCATCCTCTCCGCGGAGTACCAGGAGGGCCTCACGGACGCCGACGCGGAAGCGGGCGGCGACGCCGAAGGCGAGACGGATGGCCCGGCCCAGGGCGGTGACGTCGAGGAGGCTCGACCCGGCGCGGGCGCGACGGATCCGTCGCCCAACGGCGCGGGCGCCGCGCCCATCGACGTCGGACCGCCGTCGACGAAGGACGTCATCGGGGGCGTGGTCGACGGAAAGCGCCGCGCGTAG
- a CDS encoding beta-eliminating lyase-related protein — MTPIHDPSIRGFASDNYSGIHPEVLAAIAAANEGHQVAYGEDVYTERLQEVFAHHFGERVEAFPVFNGTGANVTGLQSMLPRWGAVVAASTAHINVDEGGAPERVAGIKILNVPTEDGKLTPELIDREAWGWGDEHRAQPLVVSITQSTELGTLYTPDEIRAIADHIHPLGMHLHVDGARLANAAASLDLPFRAFTRDAGVDVLSFGGTKNGAMGAEAVVVLNPEASAGLTYLRKLNMQLSSKMRFVSAQLIALLEGDLWLRNARHSNAMAQRLRSGIEAGLADGSVRGVGFTQKTQANGVFATLPDGVADRLRESFRFYDWDAARNEVRWMCSFDTTEEDIDAFLAAIARETASAA; from the coding sequence GTGACCCCGATCCACGATCCGAGCATCCGCGGCTTCGCATCCGACAACTACTCCGGCATCCACCCCGAGGTGCTCGCGGCGATCGCGGCCGCGAACGAGGGCCACCAGGTCGCGTACGGCGAAGACGTCTACACCGAGCGCCTCCAGGAGGTCTTCGCCCACCACTTCGGCGAGCGCGTCGAGGCGTTCCCCGTCTTCAACGGCACCGGCGCGAACGTCACGGGACTGCAGTCGATGCTCCCCCGCTGGGGCGCCGTCGTGGCCGCGTCTACGGCCCACATCAACGTCGACGAGGGCGGTGCGCCTGAGCGCGTCGCGGGCATCAAGATCCTGAACGTCCCGACCGAGGACGGCAAGCTCACGCCCGAGCTCATCGACCGGGAGGCGTGGGGGTGGGGCGACGAGCACCGCGCGCAGCCCCTGGTCGTCTCGATCACGCAGTCGACCGAGCTCGGAACGCTCTACACGCCCGACGAGATCCGCGCGATCGCCGACCACATCCACCCTCTCGGCATGCACCTGCACGTCGACGGCGCGCGCCTCGCCAACGCGGCGGCCTCGCTCGACCTGCCGTTCCGCGCCTTCACACGCGATGCCGGCGTCGACGTCCTGAGCTTCGGCGGCACCAAGAACGGCGCGATGGGCGCCGAGGCGGTCGTCGTCCTGAACCCCGAGGCATCCGCCGGTCTCACGTACCTGCGCAAGCTCAACATGCAGCTCTCGTCGAAGATGCGGTTCGTCTCGGCGCAGCTCATCGCGCTGCTCGAGGGCGACCTGTGGCTGCGCAACGCGCGCCACTCGAACGCGATGGCGCAGCGCCTTCGCTCCGGCATCGAGGCGGGTCTCGCCGACGGATCGGTCCGCGGCGTCGGCTTCACGCAGAAGACGCAGGCCAACGGCGTGTTCGCGACGCTGCCCGACGGCGTCGCCGACCGGCTGCGCGAGTCGTTCCGGTTCTACGACTGGGACGCCGCGCGCAACGAGGTGCGCTGGATGTGCTCGTTCGATACGACGGAGGAGGACATCGACGCGTTCCTCGCCGCGATCGCGCGCGAGACGGCGTCGGCGGCGTAA
- a CDS encoding SDR family NAD(P)-dependent oxidoreductase: protein MPDNRRLVLVAGATSTSGLAAARALSGAGVRAVAVGRDPEKLGRLAEAVPGVRTEVCDLTDAAAVQSLAERVRETDGRIDGLFHLVGGWRGGGGLAGQSDEDYRILEASFTALRHVTRTFDDDLRASEAGRLAIVSSTAVARPLAGGANYAAVKAASEAWTRAVAHGFAKAARDAGEPLRAAAVIFRVKALDGLEDTVADAFVKLWDADAASINDTVVTLPQD, encoded by the coding sequence ATGCCTGACAACCGGCGGCTGGTGCTCGTGGCTGGGGCGACGAGCACCAGCGGCCTCGCGGCCGCCCGCGCCCTGTCTGGGGCCGGTGTGCGGGCGGTCGCGGTCGGCCGTGATCCCGAGAAGCTCGGGCGGCTGGCCGAGGCGGTTCCCGGGGTGCGCACCGAGGTGTGCGATCTGACGGATGCCGCGGCCGTCCAGTCCCTTGCCGAGCGAGTCCGCGAGACCGACGGCCGCATCGACGGGCTGTTCCATCTCGTCGGCGGTTGGCGCGGGGGCGGAGGGCTCGCGGGGCAGAGCGACGAGGACTACCGCATCCTCGAAGCGTCGTTCACGGCGCTGCGGCACGTGACGCGCACGTTCGACGACGACCTGCGGGCATCCGAAGCCGGACGGCTGGCGATCGTGTCGTCGACGGCGGTCGCCCGGCCGCTCGCCGGCGGCGCGAACTACGCGGCGGTGAAGGCCGCGAGCGAGGCGTGGACCCGCGCGGTCGCGCACGGATTCGCGAAGGCGGCACGCGATGCCGGCGAGCCGCTGCGCGCGGCGGCCGTGATCTTCCGCGTGAAGGCGCTCGACGGGCTCGAAGACACGGTCGCGGACGCCTTCGTGAAGCTGTGGGACGCCGACGCGGCCTCGATCAACGACACGGTCGTCACTCTGCCGCAGGACTGA
- a CDS encoding DUF6421 family protein, translating into MSTTTPNAKSIIGEPEVVEDATSLEQTPAWLRLKDAATALQAIQAQDGSVPVEADHAEARTCVEAIVEAIRELAPRFPHDAEYLAASMHDFERWADRGFGVPDFYDSLVAFQPQQHRVDGIRHLVVFPMYTQNGSRNRYVEAVLVEVIWPDFVAELEAGDYGNKLFVSLRLIDFTPGYDTNSAVLFPETVAMREIPTFTWGAIFQDREAARYRRVVRAAAEITKLELPTAAARMLDDQTLAEKTFVMWDIIHDRTHMRGDLPFDPFMIKQRMPYFLYSLEELRCDLTAFRECVAIEKRLSARDDLTATEAEMLEHAKLVQYAVIFDRVFRFAITGSRVRNYDGLGGQLLFAWLHQRRVLHWTDTALAFDWDEVPGAVVALGDEIDELYWRSIDRPKTAHWLAAYDLVRSVVEPNPASLWARGLPDEILAGSPKDYTDAVLDDEFPLSMFFEALEKKMRPVIESTSGIRGTDA; encoded by the coding sequence GTGTCTACGACAACGCCCAACGCGAAGTCCATCATCGGAGAGCCCGAGGTCGTCGAGGACGCGACGAGCCTCGAGCAGACCCCCGCCTGGCTGCGCCTGAAGGACGCGGCCACGGCGCTGCAGGCGATCCAGGCGCAGGACGGATCCGTGCCCGTCGAGGCCGACCACGCCGAGGCGCGCACGTGCGTCGAGGCGATCGTCGAGGCCATCCGCGAGCTCGCCCCGCGGTTCCCGCACGACGCCGAGTACCTCGCCGCGTCGATGCACGACTTCGAGCGCTGGGCGGACCGCGGGTTCGGAGTCCCCGACTTCTACGACTCGCTCGTGGCCTTCCAGCCCCAGCAGCACCGGGTCGACGGCATCCGTCATCTCGTCGTCTTCCCGATGTACACGCAGAACGGGTCTCGCAACCGGTACGTGGAGGCCGTCCTCGTCGAGGTCATCTGGCCCGACTTCGTCGCGGAGCTCGAGGCGGGCGACTACGGCAACAAGCTCTTCGTCTCGCTGCGGCTCATCGACTTCACGCCCGGCTACGACACGAACTCGGCCGTGCTCTTCCCCGAGACGGTCGCGATGCGCGAGATCCCGACCTTCACGTGGGGCGCGATCTTCCAGGACCGCGAAGCGGCCCGCTACCGGCGCGTCGTGCGCGCGGCGGCCGAGATCACGAAGCTCGAGCTGCCGACCGCGGCTGCTCGCATGCTCGACGACCAGACGCTCGCCGAGAAGACGTTCGTGATGTGGGACATCATCCACGACCGCACGCACATGCGCGGCGACCTGCCGTTCGACCCGTTCATGATCAAGCAGCGGATGCCGTACTTCCTGTACTCGCTCGAGGAGCTGCGCTGCGACCTGACGGCGTTCCGCGAGTGCGTCGCGATCGAGAAGCGCCTCTCCGCACGCGACGACCTCACGGCGACCGAGGCCGAGATGCTCGAGCACGCGAAGCTCGTGCAGTACGCGGTCATCTTCGACCGCGTCTTCCGCTTCGCGATCACCGGGTCGCGCGTGCGGAACTACGACGGCCTCGGGGGTCAGCTCCTGTTCGCGTGGCTGCACCAGCGCCGCGTCCTGCACTGGACCGATACGGCACTCGCGTTCGACTGGGACGAGGTCCCCGGGGCCGTCGTGGCTCTCGGCGACGAGATCGACGAGCTCTACTGGCGGTCGATCGACCGGCCCAAGACGGCGCATTGGCTCGCGGCGTACGATCTGGTCCGATCCGTGGTGGAACCGAACCCCGCTTCGCTCTGGGCACGGGGGCTTCCGGACGAGATCCTCGCCGGGTCGCCGAAGGACTACACCGACGCCGTGCTCGACGACGAGTTCCCCTTGTCGATGTTCTTCGAGGCGCTCGAGAAGAAGATGCGCCCCGTGATCGAGTCGACTTCGGGCATCCGGGGAACGGATGCCTGA
- a CDS encoding Lrp/AsnC family transcriptional regulator, translated as MDDPVDLAIITEVSRDARATLAQLSERVGLSVSAVQARLKRLEGSGVISGYRAVIDAEAVGKPLSAFIEITPLDPGQPDNAPELLGHLPEIEACHSIAGDASYILFVRVATPRHLEALIREIRQAASVNTRTTVVLQTFFENRPIPPA; from the coding sequence GTGGACGACCCTGTCGATCTGGCGATCATCACGGAGGTGTCGCGCGACGCGCGCGCGACGCTGGCCCAGCTGTCCGAGCGCGTCGGGCTGTCGGTGTCGGCCGTGCAAGCACGTCTCAAGCGACTCGAGGGCAGCGGCGTCATCTCGGGATACCGGGCCGTGATCGACGCCGAGGCGGTCGGCAAGCCGCTGTCGGCCTTCATCGAGATCACACCGCTCGACCCCGGCCAGCCCGACAACGCGCCCGAGCTGCTCGGGCACCTTCCCGAGATCGAGGCCTGCCATTCGATCGCGGGCGACGCGAGCTACATCCTGTTCGTCCGCGTCGCGACGCCGCGGCACCTGGAGGCGCTCATCCGCGAGATCCGGCAGGCCGCATCCGTCAACACGCGCACGACCGTCGTCCTGCAGACGTTCTTCGAGAACAGGCCCATCCCGCCCGCGTGA
- a CDS encoding DUF6069 family protein, whose product MFTRRRIIRLLTIPAAALAALVVWLIEVPVLGTELEAVTGTGSAITVGAVVTAVVAGFAAIPAWLVLAAFEKWTRHPVRWFVITAAAFLVVSLAGPLGGTSPAAVAGLAALHVVTAVTVTGVLLASRAVGASADAAPAERAVAYGDGR is encoded by the coding sequence ATGTTCACTCGTCGTCGAATCATCCGTCTTCTGACCATCCCCGCCGCAGCCCTCGCGGCCCTCGTCGTGTGGCTCATCGAGGTGCCCGTGCTGGGCACCGAGCTCGAGGCCGTCACGGGTACCGGCTCCGCCATCACCGTCGGCGCCGTCGTGACGGCGGTCGTCGCGGGCTTCGCGGCGATCCCCGCGTGGCTCGTGCTCGCGGCGTTCGAGAAGTGGACGCGGCATCCGGTGCGGTGGTTCGTCATCACCGCGGCCGCGTTCCTCGTCGTCTCGCTCGCCGGTCCGCTCGGGGGCACCTCGCCGGCCGCCGTCGCGGGCCTCGCGGCGCTGCATGTCGTCACCGCGGTCACGGTCACGGGCGTGCTGCTGGCCTCGCGGGCGGTCGGCGCGTCGGCCGACGCGGCCCCCGCCGAGCGCGCGGTAGCCTACGGCGACGGGAGGTGA
- a CDS encoding response regulator transcription factor: protein MRVLIAEDQALLRTALATLLELEGDIEIVAQVERGDDIVPAAERTRPDIALLDIELPGRSGLDVIPDLRAAVPDCHVVVLTTFARPGYLQRALQLGARGFLLKDAPATHLAAQLRSVAGGSTVVDPDFATTALRAEPNPLTDREREVLRACESGASIAAIGSLLHLSRSTVRNHLSAAIGKTGTANRIEAAVLARGRGWL, encoded by the coding sequence ATGAGGGTGCTCATCGCCGAGGATCAGGCGCTGCTGCGCACCGCCCTCGCGACGCTCCTCGAGCTGGAAGGCGACATCGAGATCGTCGCGCAGGTCGAGAGAGGCGACGACATCGTGCCGGCGGCGGAGCGCACCCGGCCCGACATCGCGCTCCTCGACATCGAGCTTCCCGGCCGCAGCGGGCTTGACGTCATTCCCGACCTGCGGGCAGCGGTGCCCGACTGCCACGTCGTCGTGCTCACGACGTTCGCCCGGCCGGGCTACCTGCAGCGCGCACTGCAGCTCGGGGCGCGCGGCTTCCTGCTCAAGGACGCCCCCGCGACCCACCTCGCCGCCCAATTGCGTTCTGTGGCGGGAGGATCCACCGTCGTGGATCCCGACTTCGCGACCACCGCGCTCCGCGCCGAGCCGAATCCGCTCACGGACCGCGAACGCGAGGTGCTGCGGGCGTGCGAGAGCGGAGCGTCGATCGCCGCGATCGGGTCGCTGCTCCACCTGTCGAGGAGCACCGTGCGAAATCACCTCTCCGCAGCGATCGGCAAGACCGGCACCGCGAACCGCATCGAGGCGGCCGTGCTCGCGCGCGGGCGGGGGTGGCTGTAG
- a CDS encoding diacylglycerol/lipid kinase family protein, whose product MAAAPEPTAVARGHGVLIVRNTRSGTAVIRADPAELIAERLPEADVRELGEGEDLADVVDTAMAATDPPSVLGVYGGDGSVSRMAELARKHDRLLLVMPGGTFNHFARSAGVVDVETAIDALESGSTVEVSAVEVTADDGPPVLALNAVSVGAYPELIDQRDRRRARLGKWLGGIVAAWITLRSAEPLTIVREGRRARVWSVFVGVGRSDPMRVATMQRENLEEPTLDVRIHHASGTRMRAIASLAFGKRTAAVLHALKLMPPRSDVERLVVPGFDMTVCVEPERPSVYVHDGELEERPAGGFRLRCVIVPRAVTVYAPGSEAR is encoded by the coding sequence ATGGCCGCCGCCCCTGAGCCGACCGCCGTCGCCCGCGGCCACGGGGTGCTCATCGTGCGCAACACGCGATCCGGCACGGCGGTCATCCGTGCGGATCCCGCGGAGCTCATCGCCGAGCGGCTGCCCGAGGCCGATGTGCGCGAGCTCGGCGAGGGCGAAGATCTGGCGGACGTCGTCGACACTGCGATGGCGGCCACGGACCCGCCTTCCGTGCTCGGCGTGTACGGAGGCGACGGATCGGTGTCGCGCATGGCCGAGCTCGCCCGCAAGCACGACCGGCTGCTGCTGGTGATGCCGGGCGGCACGTTCAACCACTTCGCCCGGTCGGCGGGCGTCGTGGACGTCGAGACCGCGATCGACGCGCTCGAGAGCGGATCGACCGTCGAGGTGAGCGCGGTCGAAGTGACGGCCGACGACGGGCCTCCGGTCCTCGCCCTCAATGCGGTGTCGGTCGGCGCATACCCGGAGCTCATCGACCAGCGCGACCGCCGGCGCGCGCGACTCGGCAAGTGGCTCGGCGGCATCGTCGCGGCGTGGATCACCCTCCGAAGCGCCGAGCCGCTCACGATCGTGCGCGAGGGGCGGCGAGCGCGCGTTTGGTCGGTGTTCGTCGGCGTCGGGCGCAGCGATCCGATGCGCGTCGCGACGATGCAGCGGGAGAACCTCGAAGAGCCGACTCTCGACGTCCGCATCCACCATGCAAGTGGGACACGGATGCGGGCCATCGCGTCGCTCGCATTCGGAAAGCGCACCGCCGCCGTCCTCCACGCGCTGAAGCTCATGCCGCCGCGCTCGGATGTCGAGCGGCTCGTGGTGCCCGGCTTCGACATGACGGTATGCGTCGAACCCGAGCGCCCGTCGGTGTACGTGCACGACGGCGAGCTCGAGGAGCGGCCGGCGGGCGGGTTCCGGCTTCGCTGCGTCATCGTGCCGCGGGCCGTGACGGTGTACGCGCCGGGGTCGGAGGCGCGTTGA